The sequence below is a genomic window from Nitrospirota bacterium.
GTTTCAATCACATCGGCGAAGACAACGAGGGCGACTCATGTTGGTTATCACGGAGAAGGCGAGTGCCAAAATCAAGACGCTACTGGCTGACGAAAACAAGCCCCACCACGGTCTGCGGGTGTATGTCTCGGGTGGGGGGTGCCAGGGATTCCAGTACGGAATGACGTTCGAAGAGCACGCGAATCCCGACGACACGATCGTCGAGGCGCATGGCGTCAAGGTATTCATTGACGCGCAGAGCGCGCCGATGCTCACCGGCGCGGAGGTCGACTACGTCGACAGCCTGCAGGGATCAGG
It includes:
- the erpA gene encoding iron-sulfur cluster insertion protein ErpA gives rise to the protein MLVITEKASAKIKTLLADENKPHHGLRVYVSGGGCQGFQYGMTFEEHANPDDTIVEAHGVKVFIDAQSAPMLTGAEVDYVDSLQGSGFAIKNPQAKSSCGCGSSFNA